A stretch of Caenorhabditis elegans chromosome IV DNA encodes these proteins:
- the Y43D4A.5 gene encoding Flocculation protein FLO11-like (Partially confirmed by transcript evidence) produces MQSFLFPLIISFYLINSTRGSPKTSAETGNDIEKILLEGNSVKGLTPKSRDVSKKPDKFMEDLIEVQRTYRNLKEKWHRMMEEKTQVIQVARDHGIMNKARREYQKEFEQQIRDVRMIDAEINRISEINDAGRSKTSQRCSQVYAHTLSLTQIQKMSHSLGLGDVANVIQKASDLIEHPENDIAQLEVDLEEKRKLIAKIEIILSLSESRAMLFDLLNEQKKIAEKMEIHALDLLQRTNFRSATPSPFSAASDISELSTAVRQVLNANSKKGWSMMKRKLQKKSKIPKQFELIDSADVKIKNSFIDFNKKSGHLQETAEIVEPMLAVNQFGRQPVMSHRRPSPLAPPTMSPNRPSQLAAHHLTASKPLAPPSPENESETVHELIDMLHQDIVQLRLKNREKKIRLTEIRPPAEEEKICQQVQCDFEKADLCNFESSHDETTRFKFSKSRQIAARQKRSSQLTDDLLAEPSNIADDLLPYTFRAWSIWAGRRATRQKQIDIGPDFSSHNQHFAAVFLEPQQAGILSIPLILSPVSTKIRLRLFEGTRGIRLRICCDRYCPLETEKGLYRGHRSWMKKTVLCPPNTQMLSFECLNDGTDRGACGVDEIFLDSSRCHHFFNGSDQN; encoded by the exons ATGCAGTCGTTTTTATTCCCGCTAATCATTTCATTTT atttaataAATTCCACACGAGGATCTCCAAAAACATCGGCGGAAACTGGAAATGACATTGAAAAGATTTTATTGGAAGGCAATTCTGTGAAAG GTCTCACGCCGAAAAGTAGGGACGTGTCAAAGAAGCCCGATAAGTTCATGGAGGACTTGATTGAAGTACAGCGCACCTATCggaatttgaaagaaaaatggcatCGGATGATGGAGGAGAAGACGCAGGTCATCCAGGTGGCCAG AGATCATGGAATCATGAACAAGGCTAGAAGGGAGTACCAGAAAGAGTTTGAGCAG caaatccgAGATGTGCGAATGATAGACGCTGAAATCAATAGAATCTCAGAAATCAATGACGCCGGTAGATCAAAAACTTCTCAGCGATGCTCTCAAGTCTACGCCCACACTTTG AGCCTCAcacaaatccaaaaaatgtcgCACTCCCTAGGCCTTGGTGACGTGGCAAATGTGATACAAAAAGCGTCGGATTTGATAGAGCACCCGGAGAATGAT ATCGCTCAGCTTGAAGTTGACCTGGAAGAGAAACGGAAACTTATTGCTAAAATTGAGATTATCTTGTCACTTTCCGAGTCCAGAGCGATGCTCTTTGACttgctcaatgagcaaaagAAAATAGCGGAGAAAATGGAGATTCACGCGCTGGATTTGTTACAGAGAA caAACTTCCGCTCGGCAACCCCATCTCCATTCTCTGCAGCCAGCGACATTTCCGAACTTTCCACAGCAGTTCGTCAGGTCCTAAatgcaaattccaaaaaaggaTGGTCTATGATGAAACGGAAATTACAAAAGAAAAGTAAAATTCCGAAACAATTCGAGTTAATTGACTCAGCGGATGTGAAAATCAAGAATAGTTTCATcgattttaacaaaaagtCTGGACATTTACAAGAGACAGCGGAGATTGTAGAG CCAATGTTAGCGGTTAATCAATTTGGTCGGCAACCAGTAATGAGTCACAGAAGGCCTTCTCCACTGGCACCACCTACAATGAGCCCAA acCGCCCGTCCCAGCTAGCAGCCCACCACCTGACTGCCTCAAAGCCCCTGGCTCCGCCGAGCCCGGAAAATGAATCAGAAACTGTTCATGAGCTTATTGATATGTTACATCAGGATATCGTGCAACT TAGACtcaaaaatcgggaaaaaaaaatccgtctaACCGAGATCAG GCCACCAGCCGAAGAGGAAAAGATTTGTCAGCAAGTTCAATGTGATTTTGAAAAGG ccgacCTCTGCAACTTCGAATCATCTCACGACGAAACGACTCggttcaagttttcaaaatcccGCCAAATCGCTGCCCGCCAGAAAAGATCATCCCAACTGACAGATGACTTGCTCGCGGAGCCATCGAATATTGCAGACGACCTACTACCGTATACCTTCCGTGCGTGGAGCATTTGGGCGGGGCGTAGAGCCACAAGACAGAAGCAGATTGATATTGGAC ccGACTTTTCCTCCCACAACCAACATTTTGCGGCAGTTTTTCTGGAACCTCAACAAGCTGGAATTCTCTCAATTCCCCTGATTCTCTCACCTGTTTCCACTAAAATCCGTCTCCGACTTTTCGAAGGAACACGTGGAATTCGTCTAAGAATCTGTTGTGATCGATATTGTCcattggaaactgaaaaaggatTATACAGAGGACATAGAAGTTGGATGAAAAAGACTGTTTTATGTCCACCGAATACTCAAATG CTCTCATTCGAATGTCTAAATGATGGAACAGATCGTGGAGCATGTGGTGTTGATGAAATATTCCTGGATTCTTCTAGATGCCATCACTTTTTCAACGGATCCGATCAGaattaa
- the Y43D4A.5 gene encoding Flocculation protein FLO11-like (Partially confirmed by transcript evidence): MQSFLFPLIISFYLINSTRGSPKTSAETGNDIEKILLEGNSVKGLTPKSRDVSKKPDKFMEDLIEVQRTYRNLKEKWHRMMEEKTQVIQVASELPTSSTTPVTSSNEQKIDIDVFESPDQFEDVSEDFQKTEFDDEAFVDISATSPPATTKSHVASELDEIQAAIQEAFGTTEAPQPSLFEIIGPTTTKRAEQMDATVTSVKVDQTTPSPANIVQGSTTVKPEVPLSGPGKSLLSTFGGGQSVPFQPVRQKVASPWRRKLQIPSESNEVDPFETTTSSPIPVTSAHVPMTSPPEMMTSPAPMTSSTSVPQHILPTSSFVSSGSNPDALPATNLFRYPDQVKIPFYSPTGALQEVTAPIVVARPTTPEPPFRSDEVQNEIEDAKEKVEEDTEEETGREEDEEEEVEASEDDADGDDDDVEEITATTPRGIENNEDYVEETFSKEEIPQSFGIDKAPDFEKLKPTRPRPKAFGIVPSSSGPKDRELGGPGSQEFESALSKFSTESFGNGPAPSGLAQAFPGSFGSPPGSNTGSVSFGSGHVPSDFGSSPSDLAPAAPGSASSQPGLSDGPLSFGSGNAPSEFGPVPSGSFGSPAGSNNGLVSFGSGPATTDPRVAQSSLAPATPTSNGGPVVLSSGQSSTDFGPVQPGLTQASTGSVDSPHAGLSSFGSGHAPSDFRSAQSAQLQASPGSVGSSSNAGPVSFGSGHAPSEFDMAPTKFGSVPSNIPDSSLASPPGSNDGSASFGSGRGPSDFGLAHALPQVPSIGSPPGSASSMVAHTAPGPLKSHRNVESGHAPADFGSGSVEPLGSPPGPQTRPIGTGQPLPPTSVVSDSTSSLGRPAAPAFGIGRAPPGFSEPLGPTLPPAAAPSKPGSHEPFPTLVEQVESFFSDGEEPESGSSSSLGSFGSVEKIADVPVSQSLQVLEDPVHMPTSRNPRGRTPEPIGIFKTTKLKEINERAYKPPMFPSSLSSEIVQMAPLGNPYAQRTTLPPIGPHGLVEPNMEINSSDMELPAWGAVKDHGIMNKARREYQKEFEQQIRDVRMIDAEINRISEINDAGRSKTSQRCSQVYAHTLSLTQIQKMSHSLGLGDVANVIQKASDLIEHPENDIAQLEVDLEEKRKLIAKIEIILSLSESRAMLFDLLNEQKKIAEKMEIHALDLLQRTNFRSATPSPFSAASDISELSTAVRQVLNANSKKGWSMMKRKLQKKSKIPKQFELIDSADVKIKNSFIDFNKKSGHLQETAEIVEPMLAVNQFGRQPVMSHRRPSPLAPPTMSPNRPSQLAAHHLTASKPLAPPSPENESETVHELIDMLHQDIVQLRLKNREKKIRLTEIRPPAEEEKICQQVQCDFEKADLCNFESSHDETTRFKFSKSRQIAARQKRSSQLTDDLLAEPSNIADDLLPYTFRAWSIWAGRRATRQKQIDIGPDFSSHNQHFAAVFLEPQQAGILSIPLILSPVSTKIRLRLFEGTRGIRLRICCDRYCPLETEKGLYRGHRSWMKKTVLCPPNTQMLSFECLNDGTDRGACGVDEIFLDSSRCHHFFNGSDQN; encoded by the exons ATGCAGTCGTTTTTATTCCCGCTAATCATTTCATTTT atttaataAATTCCACACGAGGATCTCCAAAAACATCGGCGGAAACTGGAAATGACATTGAAAAGATTTTATTGGAAGGCAATTCTGTGAAAG GTCTCACGCCGAAAAGTAGGGACGTGTCAAAGAAGCCCGATAAGTTCATGGAGGACTTGATTGAAGTACAGCGCACCTATCggaatttgaaagaaaaatggcatCGGATGATGGAGGAGAAGACGCAGGTCATCCAGGTGGCCAG CGAGCTCCCCACGTCATCGACAACTCCTGTGACGTCatcaaatgaacaaaaaatcgatattgacGTTTTCGAGTCACCAGATCAATTTGAAGACGTTtctgaagattttcaaaaaaccgagTTCGATGATGAAGCATTCGTAGATATTTCTGCCACGTCACCGCCTGCTACCACAAAAAGCCACGTGGCAAGCGAGCTTGACGAGATTCAGGCCGCTATTCAAGAAGCTTTTGGGACAACGGAGGCACCACAACCATCATTATTCGAGATAATTGGTCCGACGACCACTAAAAGGGCGGAGCAAATGGACGCGACTGTGACCAGTGTGAAGGTAGATCAAACTACGCCGAGCCCCGCCAACATTGTGCAGGGATCAACTACAGTCAAGCCTGAAGTACCCCTGTCTGGTCCTGGCAAGTCGCTGCTCTCAACTTTTGGTGGCGGGCAAAGCGTTCCGTTTCAACCGGTGCGGCAGAAGGTGGCGTCACCTTGGAGACGGAAGCTTCAGATTCCATCGGAATCGAATGAGGTTGATCCATTCGAGACGACTACGTCATCACCCATTCCAGTGACATCAGCTCATGTGCCTATGACGTCACCTCCCGAAATGATGACGTCACCCGCTCCTATGACATCATCAACCTCCGTCCCACAACACATCCTCCCCACTTCTTCCTTCGTGTCCTCTGGATCCAACCCGGATGCTCTACCAGCCACCAATCTCTTCCGGTACCCCGATCAAGTGAAAATCCCATTTTACAGTCCCACCGGGGCTTTACAAGAAGTGACTGCACCAAtagtcgtggcgagacccacaaCGCCGGAGCCGCCATTCAGAAGTGATGAGGTTCAGAATGAGATTGAGGATGCTAAGGAGAAAGTGGAGGAGGACACTGAGGAAGAGACTGGTAGAGAAGAGGATGAAGAGGAGGAAGTCGAAGCTTCGGAAGACGATGCAGAcggtgatgatgatgatgttgaAGAGATCACTGCCACAACGCCACGTGGCATTGAGAACAACGAGGACTACGTCGAGGAGACATTTAGCAAGGAGGAGATCCCACAGTCCTTTGGAATTGACAAAGCTCctgatttcgaaaaattgaagccGACGAGACCTCGGCCCAAAGCGTTTGGCATAGTGCCAAGTTCTTCAGGGCCCAAGGATAGGGAGCTTGGCGGCCCAGGATCTCAGGAGTTTGAGTCCGCGCTTTCTAAGTTTTCCACGGAGTCATTCGGAAACGGCCCAGCTCCGTCTGGTTTGGCTCAAGCTTTTCCTGGATCTTTTGGAAGCCCGCCAGGGTCTAATACGGGATCAGTTTCTTTTGGCTCTGGCCATGTCCCAAGTGATTTCGGATCCTCCCCGTCAGATCTGGCTCCAGCTGCACCAGGATCAGCCAGCAGTCAACCAGGATTAAGTGACGGCCCACTCTCGTTTGGCTCTGGAAATGCCCCTTCAGAGTTTGGCCCTGTCCCATCAGGCTCTTTTGGAAGCCCGGCGGGCTCTAATAACGGCCTAGTCTCTTTTGGCTCCGGCCCCGCCACAACAGATCCCCGGGTCGCACAGTCTAGTCTGGCTCCAGCTACACCAACATCTAATGGTGGCCCAGTCGTTTTAAGCTCCGGCCAGTCTTCAACAGATTTCGGTCCTGTTCAGCCTGGCCTGACTCAAGCCTCTACAGGATCAGTTGATAGCCCACATGCTGGTCTCTCCTCTTTTGGTTCTGGTCATGCTCCATCTGACTTCAGATCCGCGCAGTCTGCACAACTTCAAGCCTCACCAGGATCAGTCGGAAGTTCATCGAATGCTGGGCCGGTTTCATTCGGCTCTGGCCATGCCCCGTCTGAATTCGACATGGCTCCGACTAAATTCGGTTCGGTCCCATCAAACATTCCAGATAGTTCCTTAGCAAGCCCTCCAGGGTCAAATGATGGTAGTGCCTCTTTTGGTTCAGGCCGCGGCCCATCAGATTTTGGATTAGCCCATGCTTTGCCTCAAGTCCCATCGATCGGGAGTCCTCCAGGCTCCGCATCCTCTATGGTTGCTCACACTGCACCAGGCCCGCTTAAAAGTCATCGTAATGTTGAATCAGGCCACGCTCCTGCAGACTTTGGCTCTGGATCTGTAGAGCCACTTGGAAGCCCACCTGGGCCTCAAACACGGCCTATTGGGACTGGTCAGCCCTTACCACCAACATCCGTTGTATCAGACTCCACTTCGTCTCTTGGCAGACCAGCGGCCCCTGCATTCGGCATTGGTAGAGCTCCACCTGGATTTTCAGAGCCACTTGGACCGACTTTGCCTCCAGCTGCTGCTCCCTCTAAGCCAGGATCCCATGAGCCCTTCCCTACACTGGTAGAGCAAGTTGAGAGCTTTTTCAGCGACGGGGAAGAGCCGGAGTCGGGCTCTTCAAGCTCTCTGGGCTCCTTTGGCTCTGTGGAGAAAATCGCAGATGTACCGGTTTCTCAAAGTCTGCAAGTTCTGGAAGATCCGGTTCACATGCCGACTTCTCGAAATCCAAGAGGTCGAACCCCGGAGCctattggaattttcaagacCACCAAGCTTAAAGAAATCAACGAGAGAGCCTACAAGCCGCCAATGTTCCCGAGCTCATTGAGCTCTGAAATTGTGCAAATGGCACCGTTAGGCAATCCGTATGCTCAGAGGACAACCTTACCGCCAATCGGACCTCACGGGCTCGTGGAGCCCAATATGGAAATCAATAGCTCAGATATGGAATTGCCGGCGTGGGGAGCTGTTAA AGATCATGGAATCATGAACAAGGCTAGAAGGGAGTACCAGAAAGAGTTTGAGCAG caaatccgAGATGTGCGAATGATAGACGCTGAAATCAATAGAATCTCAGAAATCAATGACGCCGGTAGATCAAAAACTTCTCAGCGATGCTCTCAAGTCTACGCCCACACTTTG AGCCTCAcacaaatccaaaaaatgtcgCACTCCCTAGGCCTTGGTGACGTGGCAAATGTGATACAAAAAGCGTCGGATTTGATAGAGCACCCGGAGAATGAT ATCGCTCAGCTTGAAGTTGACCTGGAAGAGAAACGGAAACTTATTGCTAAAATTGAGATTATCTTGTCACTTTCCGAGTCCAGAGCGATGCTCTTTGACttgctcaatgagcaaaagAAAATAGCGGAGAAAATGGAGATTCACGCGCTGGATTTGTTACAGAGAA caAACTTCCGCTCGGCAACCCCATCTCCATTCTCTGCAGCCAGCGACATTTCCGAACTTTCCACAGCAGTTCGTCAGGTCCTAAatgcaaattccaaaaaaggaTGGTCTATGATGAAACGGAAATTACAAAAGAAAAGTAAAATTCCGAAACAATTCGAGTTAATTGACTCAGCGGATGTGAAAATCAAGAATAGTTTCATcgattttaacaaaaagtCTGGACATTTACAAGAGACAGCGGAGATTGTAGAG CCAATGTTAGCGGTTAATCAATTTGGTCGGCAACCAGTAATGAGTCACAGAAGGCCTTCTCCACTGGCACCACCTACAATGAGCCCAA acCGCCCGTCCCAGCTAGCAGCCCACCACCTGACTGCCTCAAAGCCCCTGGCTCCGCCGAGCCCGGAAAATGAATCAGAAACTGTTCATGAGCTTATTGATATGTTACATCAGGATATCGTGCAACT TAGACtcaaaaatcgggaaaaaaaaatccgtctaACCGAGATCAG GCCACCAGCCGAAGAGGAAAAGATTTGTCAGCAAGTTCAATGTGATTTTGAAAAGG ccgacCTCTGCAACTTCGAATCATCTCACGACGAAACGACTCggttcaagttttcaaaatcccGCCAAATCGCTGCCCGCCAGAAAAGATCATCCCAACTGACAGATGACTTGCTCGCGGAGCCATCGAATATTGCAGACGACCTACTACCGTATACCTTCCGTGCGTGGAGCATTTGGGCGGGGCGTAGAGCCACAAGACAGAAGCAGATTGATATTGGAC ccGACTTTTCCTCCCACAACCAACATTTTGCGGCAGTTTTTCTGGAACCTCAACAAGCTGGAATTCTCTCAATTCCCCTGATTCTCTCACCTGTTTCCACTAAAATCCGTCTCCGACTTTTCGAAGGAACACGTGGAATTCGTCTAAGAATCTGTTGTGATCGATATTGTCcattggaaactgaaaaaggatTATACAGAGGACATAGAAGTTGGATGAAAAAGACTGTTTTATGTCCACCGAATACTCAAATG CTCTCATTCGAATGTCTAAATGATGGAACAGATCGTGGAGCATGTGGTGTTGATGAAATATTCCTGGATTCTTCTAGATGCCATCACTTTTTCAACGGATCCGATCAGaattaa
- the Y43D4A.5 gene encoding Flocculation protein FLO11-like (Confirmed by transcript evidence), producing the protein MQSFLFPLIISFYLINSTRGSPKTSAETGNDIEKILLEGNSVKGLTPKSRDVSKKPDKFMEDLIEVQRTYRNLKEKWHRMMEEKTQVIQVASELPTSSTTPVTSSNEQKIDIDVFESPDQFEDVSEDFQKTEFDDEAFVDISATSPPATTKSHVASELDEIQAAIQEAFGTTEAPQPSLFEIIGPTTTKRAEQMDATVTSVKVDQTTPSPANIVQGSTTVKPEVPLSGPGKSLLSTFGGGQSVPFQPVRQKVASPWRRKLQIPSESNEVDPFETTTSSPIPVTSAHVPMTSPPEMMTSPAPMTSSTSVPQHILPTSSFVSSGSNPDALPATNLFRYPDQVKIPFYSPTGALQEVTAPIVVARPTTPEPPFRSDEVQNEIEDAKEKVEEDTEEETGREEDEEEEVEASEDDADGDDDDVEEITATTPRGIENNEDYVEETFSKEEIPQSFGIDKAPDFEKLKPTRPRPKAFGIVPSSSGPKDRELGGPGSQEFESALSKFSTESFGNGPAPSGLAQAFPGSFGSPPGSNTGSVSFGSGHVPSDFGSSPSDLAPAAPGSASSQPGLSDGPLSFGSGNAPSEFGPVPSGSFGSPAGSNNGLVSFGSGPATTDPRVAQSSLAPATPTSNGGPVVLSSGQSSTDFGPVQPGLTQASTGSVDSPHAGLSSFGSGHAPSDFRSAQSAQLQASPGSVGSSSNAGPVSFGSGHAPSEFDMAPTKFGSVPSNIPDSSLASPPGSNDGSASFGSGRGPSDFGLAHALPQVPSIGSPPGSASSMVAHTAPGPLKSHRNVESGHAPADFGSGSVEPLGSPPGPQTRPIGTGQPLPPTSVVSDSTSSLGRPAAPAFGIGRAPPGFSEPLGPTLPPAAAPSKPGSHEPFPTLVEQVESFFSDGEEPESGSSSSLGSFGSVEKIADVPVSQSLQVLEDPVHMPTSRNPRGRTPEPIGIFKTTKLKEINERAYKPPMFPSSLSSEIVQMAPLGNPYAQRTTLPPIGPHGLVEPNMEINSSDMELPAWGAVKDHGIMNKARREYQKEFEQQIRDVRMIDAEINRISEINDAGRSKTSQRCSQVYAHTLSLTQIQKMSHSLGLGDVANVIQKASDLIEHPENDIAQLEVDLEEKRKLIAKIEIILSLSESRAMLFDLLNEQKKIAEKMEIHALDLLQRTNFRSATPSPFSAASDISELSTAVRQVLNANSKKGWSMMKRKLQKKSKIPKQFELIDSADVKIKNSFIDFNKKSGHLQETAEIVEPMLAVNQFGRQPVMSHRRPSPLAPPTMSPNRPSQLAAHHLTASKPLAPPSPENESETVHELIDMLHQDIVQLPPAEEEKICQQVQCDFEKADLCNFESSHDETTRFKFSKSRQIAARQKRSSQLTDDLLAEPSNIADDLLPYTFRAWSIWAGRRATRQKQIDIGPDFSSHNQHFAAVFLEPQQAGILSIPLILSPVSTKIRLRLFEGTRGIRLRICCDRYCPLETEKGLYRGHRSWMKKTVLCPPNTQMLSFECLNDGTDRGACGVDEIFLDSSRCHHFFNGSDQN; encoded by the exons ATGCAGTCGTTTTTATTCCCGCTAATCATTTCATTTT atttaataAATTCCACACGAGGATCTCCAAAAACATCGGCGGAAACTGGAAATGACATTGAAAAGATTTTATTGGAAGGCAATTCTGTGAAAG GTCTCACGCCGAAAAGTAGGGACGTGTCAAAGAAGCCCGATAAGTTCATGGAGGACTTGATTGAAGTACAGCGCACCTATCggaatttgaaagaaaaatggcatCGGATGATGGAGGAGAAGACGCAGGTCATCCAGGTGGCCAG CGAGCTCCCCACGTCATCGACAACTCCTGTGACGTCatcaaatgaacaaaaaatcgatattgacGTTTTCGAGTCACCAGATCAATTTGAAGACGTTtctgaagattttcaaaaaaccgagTTCGATGATGAAGCATTCGTAGATATTTCTGCCACGTCACCGCCTGCTACCACAAAAAGCCACGTGGCAAGCGAGCTTGACGAGATTCAGGCCGCTATTCAAGAAGCTTTTGGGACAACGGAGGCACCACAACCATCATTATTCGAGATAATTGGTCCGACGACCACTAAAAGGGCGGAGCAAATGGACGCGACTGTGACCAGTGTGAAGGTAGATCAAACTACGCCGAGCCCCGCCAACATTGTGCAGGGATCAACTACAGTCAAGCCTGAAGTACCCCTGTCTGGTCCTGGCAAGTCGCTGCTCTCAACTTTTGGTGGCGGGCAAAGCGTTCCGTTTCAACCGGTGCGGCAGAAGGTGGCGTCACCTTGGAGACGGAAGCTTCAGATTCCATCGGAATCGAATGAGGTTGATCCATTCGAGACGACTACGTCATCACCCATTCCAGTGACATCAGCTCATGTGCCTATGACGTCACCTCCCGAAATGATGACGTCACCCGCTCCTATGACATCATCAACCTCCGTCCCACAACACATCCTCCCCACTTCTTCCTTCGTGTCCTCTGGATCCAACCCGGATGCTCTACCAGCCACCAATCTCTTCCGGTACCCCGATCAAGTGAAAATCCCATTTTACAGTCCCACCGGGGCTTTACAAGAAGTGACTGCACCAAtagtcgtggcgagacccacaaCGCCGGAGCCGCCATTCAGAAGTGATGAGGTTCAGAATGAGATTGAGGATGCTAAGGAGAAAGTGGAGGAGGACACTGAGGAAGAGACTGGTAGAGAAGAGGATGAAGAGGAGGAAGTCGAAGCTTCGGAAGACGATGCAGAcggtgatgatgatgatgttgaAGAGATCACTGCCACAACGCCACGTGGCATTGAGAACAACGAGGACTACGTCGAGGAGACATTTAGCAAGGAGGAGATCCCACAGTCCTTTGGAATTGACAAAGCTCctgatttcgaaaaattgaagccGACGAGACCTCGGCCCAAAGCGTTTGGCATAGTGCCAAGTTCTTCAGGGCCCAAGGATAGGGAGCTTGGCGGCCCAGGATCTCAGGAGTTTGAGTCCGCGCTTTCTAAGTTTTCCACGGAGTCATTCGGAAACGGCCCAGCTCCGTCTGGTTTGGCTCAAGCTTTTCCTGGATCTTTTGGAAGCCCGCCAGGGTCTAATACGGGATCAGTTTCTTTTGGCTCTGGCCATGTCCCAAGTGATTTCGGATCCTCCCCGTCAGATCTGGCTCCAGCTGCACCAGGATCAGCCAGCAGTCAACCAGGATTAAGTGACGGCCCACTCTCGTTTGGCTCTGGAAATGCCCCTTCAGAGTTTGGCCCTGTCCCATCAGGCTCTTTTGGAAGCCCGGCGGGCTCTAATAACGGCCTAGTCTCTTTTGGCTCCGGCCCCGCCACAACAGATCCCCGGGTCGCACAGTCTAGTCTGGCTCCAGCTACACCAACATCTAATGGTGGCCCAGTCGTTTTAAGCTCCGGCCAGTCTTCAACAGATTTCGGTCCTGTTCAGCCTGGCCTGACTCAAGCCTCTACAGGATCAGTTGATAGCCCACATGCTGGTCTCTCCTCTTTTGGTTCTGGTCATGCTCCATCTGACTTCAGATCCGCGCAGTCTGCACAACTTCAAGCCTCACCAGGATCAGTCGGAAGTTCATCGAATGCTGGGCCGGTTTCATTCGGCTCTGGCCATGCCCCGTCTGAATTCGACATGGCTCCGACTAAATTCGGTTCGGTCCCATCAAACATTCCAGATAGTTCCTTAGCAAGCCCTCCAGGGTCAAATGATGGTAGTGCCTCTTTTGGTTCAGGCCGCGGCCCATCAGATTTTGGATTAGCCCATGCTTTGCCTCAAGTCCCATCGATCGGGAGTCCTCCAGGCTCCGCATCCTCTATGGTTGCTCACACTGCACCAGGCCCGCTTAAAAGTCATCGTAATGTTGAATCAGGCCACGCTCCTGCAGACTTTGGCTCTGGATCTGTAGAGCCACTTGGAAGCCCACCTGGGCCTCAAACACGGCCTATTGGGACTGGTCAGCCCTTACCACCAACATCCGTTGTATCAGACTCCACTTCGTCTCTTGGCAGACCAGCGGCCCCTGCATTCGGCATTGGTAGAGCTCCACCTGGATTTTCAGAGCCACTTGGACCGACTTTGCCTCCAGCTGCTGCTCCCTCTAAGCCAGGATCCCATGAGCCCTTCCCTACACTGGTAGAGCAAGTTGAGAGCTTTTTCAGCGACGGGGAAGAGCCGGAGTCGGGCTCTTCAAGCTCTCTGGGCTCCTTTGGCTCTGTGGAGAAAATCGCAGATGTACCGGTTTCTCAAAGTCTGCAAGTTCTGGAAGATCCGGTTCACATGCCGACTTCTCGAAATCCAAGAGGTCGAACCCCGGAGCctattggaattttcaagacCACCAAGCTTAAAGAAATCAACGAGAGAGCCTACAAGCCGCCAATGTTCCCGAGCTCATTGAGCTCTGAAATTGTGCAAATGGCACCGTTAGGCAATCCGTATGCTCAGAGGACAACCTTACCGCCAATCGGACCTCACGGGCTCGTGGAGCCCAATATGGAAATCAATAGCTCAGATATGGAATTGCCGGCGTGGGGAGCTGTTAA AGATCATGGAATCATGAACAAGGCTAGAAGGGAGTACCAGAAAGAGTTTGAGCAG caaatccgAGATGTGCGAATGATAGACGCTGAAATCAATAGAATCTCAGAAATCAATGACGCCGGTAGATCAAAAACTTCTCAGCGATGCTCTCAAGTCTACGCCCACACTTTG AGCCTCAcacaaatccaaaaaatgtcgCACTCCCTAGGCCTTGGTGACGTGGCAAATGTGATACAAAAAGCGTCGGATTTGATAGAGCACCCGGAGAATGAT ATCGCTCAGCTTGAAGTTGACCTGGAAGAGAAACGGAAACTTATTGCTAAAATTGAGATTATCTTGTCACTTTCCGAGTCCAGAGCGATGCTCTTTGACttgctcaatgagcaaaagAAAATAGCGGAGAAAATGGAGATTCACGCGCTGGATTTGTTACAGAGAA caAACTTCCGCTCGGCAACCCCATCTCCATTCTCTGCAGCCAGCGACATTTCCGAACTTTCCACAGCAGTTCGTCAGGTCCTAAatgcaaattccaaaaaaggaTGGTCTATGATGAAACGGAAATTACAAAAGAAAAGTAAAATTCCGAAACAATTCGAGTTAATTGACTCAGCGGATGTGAAAATCAAGAATAGTTTCATcgattttaacaaaaagtCTGGACATTTACAAGAGACAGCGGAGATTGTAGAG CCAATGTTAGCGGTTAATCAATTTGGTCGGCAACCAGTAATGAGTCACAGAAGGCCTTCTCCACTGGCACCACCTACAATGAGCCCAA acCGCCCGTCCCAGCTAGCAGCCCACCACCTGACTGCCTCAAAGCCCCTGGCTCCGCCGAGCCCGGAAAATGAATCAGAAACTGTTCATGAGCTTATTGATATGTTACATCAGGATATCGTGCAACT GCCACCAGCCGAAGAGGAAAAGATTTGTCAGCAAGTTCAATGTGATTTTGAAAAGG ccgacCTCTGCAACTTCGAATCATCTCACGACGAAACGACTCggttcaagttttcaaaatcccGCCAAATCGCTGCCCGCCAGAAAAGATCATCCCAACTGACAGATGACTTGCTCGCGGAGCCATCGAATATTGCAGACGACCTACTACCGTATACCTTCCGTGCGTGGAGCATTTGGGCGGGGCGTAGAGCCACAAGACAGAAGCAGATTGATATTGGAC ccGACTTTTCCTCCCACAACCAACATTTTGCGGCAGTTTTTCTGGAACCTCAACAAGCTGGAATTCTCTCAATTCCCCTGATTCTCTCACCTGTTTCCACTAAAATCCGTCTCCGACTTTTCGAAGGAACACGTGGAATTCGTCTAAGAATCTGTTGTGATCGATATTGTCcattggaaactgaaaaaggatTATACAGAGGACATAGAAGTTGGATGAAAAAGACTGTTTTATGTCCACCGAATACTCAAATG CTCTCATTCGAATGTCTAAATGATGGAACAGATCGTGGAGCATGTGGTGTTGATGAAATATTCCTGGATTCTTCTAGATGCCATCACTTTTTCAACGGATCCGATCAGaattaa